AACACAAATCGCTTCGATTAATGCTACCTATAAAGAAGTTGAAAAGAAAAAAGAAACGTTTAACACATTAACAGCTGACTACAACAAAGCCAAAGAAGATTTTTATAACAAAACAAAGTTAAAGGTGAAAAATAGTGAGGATAAATAAGAAGGCCTGTGAATTTTACAGGTCTTTTTTTTGCTGAAAAGGAATGTTTTCTGAAATGAAGAAAGGATTTCGACATGATTCAAGTAAAAATTGCAAAAGGTTATTGTTTTAAAAAATCGTTTATTTGTGGCAAGATAGGAGATATGCAGACGTAAAAAAAGAGAAGGTTATTATAAAACATATAATACAGTTTGTATCTGTGTAATAGTACAGCATGTCTTTTTTATGTGTTTTATTTCACAAACTAAAAAAGCGTAATTTCTTGATGTAAATGCATTGACGAACTGTTTTAGTGTATTGTAAACTAGTTAGCGTAGTAAGTGTTGTATTAATCATTTTTGCAAAATAATTAATACAGTTTAACGAAACGCTCGTTTCGCTTAAACTTTCCTTTTACGTAAATGTTTGCACAGAATTCGCTGGGGAATACATAGAAATGTTAAGGATTAGCGAATTCAAAAAGCTACTCGACAAAATATGACTTTTACTTGTCCATTTGGGACATTCTAAAAGCGTGTATGTTTGTTTGATTAGTAAAATGAATTTATACGGCTTAAATGAAAGGAAGAGGTGACTTAGATGGCTGCTAAAACTAAAAAGGCTATTATTGATGTATCAAAGCAACTTGATAAAATCGCTGAGCAGTACCAAACGTTCCAAATTCTTAATGAAGAGGGCGAAGTAGTAAATAAATCAGCGATGCCAGATTTATCTGACGAAAAATTAAAAGAGTTAATGACTCGCATGGTATACACTCGTATTCTTGATCAACGTTCAATTTCATTGAACCGTCAAGGTCGTTTAGGTTTCTATGCACCAACTGCTGGGCAAGAAGCTTCTCAAATCGCTTCACATTTCGCATTAGAAAAAGAAGATTTCATTTTACCTGGGTACCGTGATGTGCCTCAGTTAATTTGGCATGGTCTTCCATTATATCAAGCATTCTTATTCTCTCGTGGTCATTTCCACGGTAACCAAGCGCCAGAAGGTGTAGATGTACTTTCTCCACAAATCATCATCGGTGCACAAATCGTGCAAACTGCTGGTGTGGCACTAGGTCTTAAAAAGCGCGGTAAAAAAGCAGTAGCTATCACTTATACAGGTGACGGCGGAGCTTCACAAGGTGACTTCTACGAAGGTATGAACTTCGCAGGTGCATTCAAAGCTCCAGCAATCTTTGTTGTACAAAACAACCGCTTTGCAATTTCAACACCAGTTGAAAAGCAATCTGCAGCACGTACAATCGCTCAAAAAGCAGCGGCTGTTGGTATCCCAGGCGTTCAAGTAGACGGTATGGATGCACTAGCAGTATACGTTGCAGTAAGCGAAGCTCGTGAGCGTGCAGTAAACGGTGAAGGTCCAACTTTAGTTGAAACATTAACTTACCGTTATGGTCCACATACAATGGCTGGTGACGATCCAACTCGTTATCGTACAGCTGAGCTTGACACTGAGTGGGAAAAGAAAGATCCACTTGTTCGCTTCCGTAAATTCTTAGAAGCTAAAGGCATCTGGAATGAAGAAGAAGAAAACAAAGTAATCGAGCAAGCTAAAGAAGATATCAAACAAGCTATTAAGAAGGCTGACGATTATCCGAAGCAAAAAGTTACAGATTTAATGGAAATCATGTACGAAACTATGCCTTCAAACTTACAAGAGCAATATGAAATCTACAAAGAGAAGGAGTCGAAGTAAGCCATGGCGCAAATGACAATGATTCAAGCGATTACTGATGCGTTACGCACAGAAATGAAAAACGACGAAAACGTATTAGTTTTTGGTGAAGACGTTGGCGTAAACGGTGGAGTATTCCGTGCGACTGAAGGTCTTCAACAAGAGTTCGGCGAAGATCGCGTATTCGATACGCCATTAGCTGAATCTGGTATCGGTGGTCTTGCTGTGGGTCTATCGACTCAAGGTTTCCGTCCGGTTCCTGAAATTCAATTCTTTGGTTTCGTATACGAAGTACTTGATTCTGTATCAGGTCAAGCTGCACGTATGCGCTACCGTTCTGGCGGTCGCTGGAATGCACCAATCACATTCCGTTCACCATTCGGTGGAGGCGTTCATACACCAGAACTTCACGCTGATAGCTTAGAAGGTATCGTAGCATCTCAACCTGGTTTAAAAGTTGTAATTCCTTCAACTCCATACGATGCAAAAGGTCTTTTAATTTCATCAATCCGTGATAACGATCCGGTTGTATACTTAGAGCACATGAAGCTTTACCGTTCATTCCGTCAAGAAGTACCTGAAGAATCATACACAATTGATTTAGGTACTGCTGATGTGAAACGTGAAGGTACAGACGTAACGCTTATCGCTTACGGTGCAATGGTACACTCATCATTAAAAGCAGCTGAAGAACTAGAAAAAGAAGGTATCTCTGCTGAAGTAGTGGACTTACGTACAGTTCAACCTTTAGATATCGATACAATTCTTGCATCAGTTGAAAAAACTGGTCGCGTAGTAGTAGTTCAAGAAGCTCAAAAACAAGCTGGTATCGCAGCTAACGTTGTAGCTGAAATTAACGATCGTGCAATCCTAAGCTTAGAAGCACCAGTATTACGTGTAACAGCACCGGATACTGTGTTCCCATTCTCTCAAGCTGAGGGCGTATGGTTACCAGACCACAAAGATATCGTTGAAACAGCTAAAAAAGTACTTGAATTTTAATTAGCATTTTACTGTGACAGAAATCAGCTTTTTGCTGATTTCTGTCTTAGATAAAATAAACACTAACAAATTGAACGCAACTAACTAGGAGGGTGAAGACACGTGGCATTTGAATTTAAACTGCCGGATATCGGTGAAGGTATCCACGAAGGTGAAATTGTAAAATGGTTCGTAAAAGCTGGAGATGAAATTGATGAGGATGATGTACTAGCAGAAGTACAAAATGACAAAGCTGTTGTTGAAATCCCATCTCCTGTAAAAGGTAAAGTATTAGAAGTGAAAGTTGACGAAGGTACAGTAGCTACTGTAGGACAAGTTATCGTTACTTTTGATGCTCCTGGATACGAAGACTTAAAATTCAAAGGTGACGATCATGATGATGCACCAGCAGAAGAAGCTAAAGAAGAAGCTTCAACTGAAGAAGTGACTGAAGAAGCAACAGCTCCTGCAGCACAAGCTGATGTTGATCCTAACCGTAAAGTAATTGCTATGCCTTCAGTGCGCAAATATGCTCGTGAAAAAGGTGTAGACATTAAAGCTGTTCCTGGTTCAGGTAAAAACGGACGTATTGTCAAAGATGATATCGATGGCTTCTTATCTGGTGGTTCTACAGCAACTGCTGAAGCTCCAGCTAAAGAGGAAACTGCTTCAGCTGAGCCAAAAGCAGCAGCAGCACAGGCTATTCCTGAAGGCGACCTACCAGAAACTCGCGAGAAAATGAGCGGTATCCGTCGTGCAATCGCAAAAGCTATGGTTAACTCTAAGCACACTGCTCCACACGTAACATTAATGGATGAAATCGATGTAACAGCTCTTGTTGCTCATCGTAAAAAATTCAAAACAGTTGCAGCAGATCAAGGTATTAAATTAACATTCTTACCTTACGTGGTAAAAGCGTTAACTTCAGCACTTAAGAAGTTCCCAGCTCTTAACACTTCAATTGATGATTCTACAGATGAAGTAATTCAAAAACATTACTACAACATCGGTATCGCTGCTGACACTGAAAAAGGTCTGTTAGTACCAGTTGTGAAAAATGCTGATCGTAAATCTGTGTTCGAAATTTCTGATCAAATTAACGACCTTGCTGGAAAAGCACGTGATGGTAAATTAGCTCCTGCTGAAATGAAAGGCGCTTCTTGTACAATCACAAATATCGGTTCTGCTGGTGGACAATGGTTTACTCCTGTTATCAACCACCCAGAAGTTGCAATTCTAGGTATCGGACGTATCGCTGAAAAACCAGTTGTACGCGACGGTGAAATTGTAATTGCTCCAGTATTAGCATTATCACTAAGCTTTGACCACCGTATTATCGATGGCGCAACAGCTCAAAACGCTCTTAACCAAATCAAGCGTTTATTAAATGATCCAGAATTATTATTAATGGAGGCGTAATAAATGGTAGTAGGAGATTTCCCAATCGAAACTGATACTCTTGTCATTGGTGCTGGCCCTGGTGGCTATGTTGCAGCAATTCGTGCAGCTCAATTAGGTCAAAAAGTTACAATCGTAGAAAAAGGTAACCTTGGAGGCGTATGTTTAAACGTTGGTTGTATTCCTTCAAAAGCATTAATCGCTGCAGGTCACCGTTTTGAACACGCTAAACATTCTGAAGACATGGGGATTATCGCTGAGAACGTAACAGTTGATTTCTCTAAAGTTCAAGAATTCAAAAACGGCGTTGTAAACAAACTTACTGGCGGTGTTGAAGGCCTTCTTAAAGGTAACAAAGTTGACATCGTAAAAGGTGAAGCTTACTTCGTTGACAGCGAAACTGTACGTGTAATGGATGAAAATTCAGCACAAACGTACAAATTCAAAAATGCAATCCTTGCAACTGGTTCTCGTCCAATCGAGATCCCTGGATTCAAATTCTCTGAGCGCGTAATTAACTCTACAGGTGCATTAGCGCTTAAAGAAGTTCCTAAAAAATTAGTTGTAATCGGTGGAGGTTACATCGGTACTGAGCTTGGTACTGCTTTTGCTAACTTTGGTACAGAAGTTACATTTGTAGAAGCTGCTGATGAAATTTTAGCTGGTTTTGAAAAACAAATGAGTTCACTTGTTAAACGTAACCTTAAGAAAAAAGGAAACGTTGAAATCTATACAAAAGCAATGGCTAAAGGTGTGGAAGAAACTGCTGACGGCGTACAAGTTACGTTTGAAGTAGGCGGAGAGTCAAAAGTAATCGATGCTGACTACGTATTAGTTACTGTAGGTCGTCGTCCTAACACTGATGAGCTTGGTCTTGAGCAAGTTGGCGTTAAAATGACTGATCGTGGTCTTATCGAAATCGATAACCAAACTCGTACATCTGTAAGCAACATCTTTGCAATTGGTGATATCGTAACTGGACCACCACTTGCACACAAAGCTTCTTACGAAGGTAAAATCGCAGCTGAAGTAATCGCTGGCGAACCTGCTGAAATTGACTACTTAGGAATTCCAGCAGTTGTATTCTCTGAGCCTGAGCTTGCATCTGTAGGTTATACTGAAGCACAAGCGAAAGAAGAAGGATTAGCTGTTAAAGCTTCTAAATTCCCATTTGCTGCTAACGGACGTGCGCTTGCACTTAACGCTGCAGAAGGCTTCTTGAAGCTTATCACTCGTAAAGAAGACGGAGTAGTTGTTGGTGCTCAAATCGCTGGACCTAGCGCATCTGACATGATCGCTGAGCTTGGTCTTGCTATCGAAGCTGGCGTAACAGCTGAAGATATCGCATTAACAATTCACGCTCACCCAACATTAGGTGAAATCACAATGGAAGCTGCAGAAGTAGCTATTGGAAGCCCAATTCACATTGTAAAATAATGTTTTTAAAAAGCTGATGCGTACGCATCAGCTTTTTTTTGATGAAAACGGTTTTCATAAAGTATCAGATGCTTGTCAGACAGTTTTTGCTGCTGGTGAGTATAAATTCTAGAAGAAACATGTAAAAAGCGCTGAGATAGTCTTAAATAAGCTCTAGATGGCATAGATATGAAGTGGGACGTGCTTTTCTTATAGTTAGATACAAATTTGTTCTTTTGGGTAACGAATGAAAAGGCGGCGAAGGAGCTATGAAGACGTATTTCGTTTGGAGCTTGCACATTGTTATTTGGATTGGTTATTCACTGGTTGAATTGCTATCAAAACGTGATCAATTGACATCTAAAATTATTTTATTTTTAGTATTTGCTTATTTAGCTTACGGTATAGCAGAAATGAACGTCAAATCTAAAAGACTGGCACTTATGATGACAGGCACAACTTCAACTGTCTGCTTGACATGTTATCAACTAATTTTATTTTGCACGACGTAAGATTTGATAAAAAAAGCGTTAGCTTATATAAGCTAACGCTTTTTTTATCTTACACAGATTTCTTTTCTTTTTTCAATGAGCCTTCTTCTTTAAATGCTTTCATTAATGAGAAGAACGTTAGCACCAGCACAATTGAGAATGGAAGTGCTGCTATAATCCAGCTGTTTGGAGCGCATCCACACAGCCTGTCCAAAGCAGAATGATTGCTGTTAACGATTGAATTAAGCCCCACGTAAGCTTAATAGAGCCTGAAGGATTTAAATCACCATTTGTTGTCTGAATTCCTATTCTATTTTACATAACATAGTTTCTCATATAACCTTTTTAGCTATACATGAAACCACATGGTTATACATTGTAGTAAAGTTTGTATAAAATGTCTACCCTATTAGTAAGAAAAAGCAGCAAGAGCCCAAATTCTTATTTTTCGTAATTATTTTAAAGTGCTGAAATAGATGTGAAATTAGACGTTATTTTTTCATCTAAATGGGTAGAAATGAAACTTATAGAGATGATGCTAAGCGGTCAGCTTTTTTAAAACAAATATGACATTTATGAGAAAAATATTTTTAATGTGACATACTAATTAGTTGTTGACATATTTAATGTGACATAATAATATAATATTAAGAGTTGTAAAACGCTTACAAAAAAACGGTTAAAGGGGAGTTTACAAAATGGGAACAATCGTATGTCAAACATGTAACTGCACAATTGATCATTTCGAAGATGAGAAAGTGACACGATTATACTCAACATGTAAAAGCGGAGAATGTCAAAAAGCAGATGAAGATTTAGATTAATTCAATAAAAAAAAGGTGCGGAGTTTCGCACCTTTTTTTTATTGAATTGCTTTATGTTCTTTAATTACACGAAATGTTTTTAATTCAAAATCTTCCGGACCCTGCACTGGCAAACCTGCCTCTAAGTTTGTTTCAATGTATGTTAAATTTTCCTCAGTGATGATTTCCCCAGGAATAAAAATAGGAATACCAGGAGGATAGACCATCACAAATTCTGCAATAATACGACCTGCTGACTCGTGAAAAGGTACTACTTCGGTTTCAGCGTAAAAAGCATCACGAGGTGTTAAAGCCAGTACAGGAATATCAGGTAATAAAATAGCCGGTTTTGCCGTTGTCTCAGAAAGGTAATGGAATTTTGCGGATAACTCACGCAGAGCTGTGACCAGGCGTGAAAGATCTTCTTCTGTATCTCCAGGCGTGATAATACATAGAATATTATACAGGTCAGACATTTCGACTTCGATATTATGAGCTTCACGCATCCATTTTTCTACGTCATACCCCGTAATTCCTAAATCTGAAACAGAAATAATTAATTTAGTAGGGTCTAAATCATACGTAGCTTTTGTGCCTAAGATTTCTCTGCCTATACATCGGATATGTTCAATTGTATTAATTTCTTTTCGTGCTTTTTCAGCAAGAGAAATTGCACGTTCAGCCAGATCTTTTCCTTCTGTAGCTAAACGTTTTCGTGCAACATCTAAAGAAGCCAGAAGCAGATAAGATGTTGATGTTGTTGTCAGCATGCTTAAAATAGACTGTACACGTTTTGGAGAAATTAAGCCTTCGCGTATGTTTAGAATTGAACTTTGTGTCATAGAGCCGCCTAATTTATGCACGCTTGTTGCTGCCATATCTGCACCGGCCTGCATAGCAGACAGAGGCAAATCATCATGGAAGTGAATATGAACGCCGTGAGCTTCATCAACAAGTACAGGCACTTGATACGAGTGGGCAATTTCTACGATTTTACGAAGGTCTCCTGAAATTCCAAAATAAGTTGGATTGATAACAAGTACTGCTTTTGCTTCAGGGTGCTGCTTTAAGGCTTTTTCTACAGAGTCCGATGTAATACCGTGAGAAATGCCAAGATTTTCGTCAATTTCAGGATGAATAAAAATAGGCGTAGCTCCTGAAAAAACAATCGCACTCATAACAGATTTATGCACGTTTCTAGGAACGATAATTTTATCTCCGGGTCCACATGTTGCCATAACCATTGCCATAATTGCTCCGCTCGTTCCTTGAACAGAGAAAAAAGTATGATCAGCACCAAATGCTTCTGCAGCTAAATCCTGCGCTTGTTTAATAATGCCTTTTGGCTGGTGAAGGTCATCAAGAGGACCGATATTAATTAAATCAATGGACAAAGCATCATCGCCAATAAATGAGCGGAATTCAGGATCCATTCCATTTCCTTTTTTATGTCCAGGGATATGGAATTGTGTTGGGTTTTTCTTAGCGTGATTAACTAATCCAGTAAATAATGGAGTTGAAAATTGAGAAGACAACTTTGCTATACACCTCTTTTATCATAAATTGTCAGTCCCTCTAAGCAAAGCTTAGAGGGACTTTGATTGTTTTTTTATCAAATTACAGCATTCAATTTTATATACAAAAAGCAGCGGCTGGTGAATTCTACATATTAAAATATCAGACCTTATATAAATGAATGAAACGTGTATGTTTACTACTGTTTGATAATATAAATACAAATTTTAGTTAAAAAAATACAAGTAATTGTAAACTGCTTATTACTCATTATTTTATAGTTCTTTATGTTTTGAAAATCCCCATAAAACAAAAGAATTATAGCACTTATTAAACCATTTGCAAAGATATTTTAAAGAGAAAATAAAAAGAAAAAAAAGGAGCATTTCTTTTGTGTGAAAAGAGAATAAATTTTGTGTACATTATAGATTGTGATAGAGTTAAGAATATAGATATACATAGATTGAAGAAATAAATGGAGTGATGAGAAGTGGAATATCAATACCCTATCTCCCTTGATTGGAGTACAGAAGAAATTGTTGATGTAGTGAAGTTTTTTGAAAGCATTGAACGAGCTTATGAAAAAGGTATTGAGCGCGATCAGCTAATGGCAGTCTATCGCCGATTTAAAGAAATTGTGCCAAGTAAAGCAGAAGAAAAAACAATCTGCAACGATTTTGAAGACCAAAGCAAATACTCTTCTTATCGAACGATTCAAAAAGCAAAGACTGCTTCTTCTGGAGACATCATAAAAATGTAAAAAATGGAGCCAAGCTTGGCTCCATTTTTTTTATATCAATTCGTTAAAATTATGCATATGCTTTTTTAGTTAGTTCATATAATGGAGTTACCGTATGAAATGTTTGTTCAATACGAGCTATCCATTCTTCGCCGTTCATTGCAATTGCTTCTTCTTTTGGAATTGTAATGCCGCATAGGATCTCAGCTTTTTTAACCGTCTCTAGACGCTCAAACAAACTCTCTAAGTCTTCAGAAGATAAGTCGTCCATTTTTTCACTATCAGGTTTTGTATGATCTTTCGACCAAACAAAAGAGGCTGGGATATTTTGACGAATCTCCTCAATATTTTGTTTTAGCAGCTTTCCAAATTGTTCTTTAATAGGTGATTCGTAAATGACGGCGAACCACACAAAGACGTGTGTTTCCCAAAGGCCAATTTGAAAATGAGGGAGCTTTTTGTACCCGCGTTTACTGTTAGCAAAGGCTACCCACGTATCTGCTGGCGGGTTAACTGTTCTTCGTGCATGCTTGGCAATGTGTACGAACATTTCATCTCCACAAAGTGAAGAAAGAGTAGGAGCAAAATGATTGCTCAATTGTTTCAATTTTGGGCGTATCGTTGTCTTGATGGCTTCCATACGTGCATCAAGCCCCTCGATACGGAATACGTTAAAGTCATCTTGTGAAAATCCTGAGAATGCCATGTGAAACCTCCGTTTTTTAGTGAATATGTATAGCTGCTGTGCATCTATGCAAGTAAGTATGATTTACGCGAAGATTCTACCACAGGAAAAGCATAAATACCAATTAATTCGCATATGCTTGTCAAAACGTGTCTATCATTTTTTTATAGGTAATCACACAATTTAGTTACATGAGATTAGGTTTCGACATAGACTATATCAATCAAAATATCTGAAAATTTAGTTTTCTATAAGCGGGTTCAATAATTTGAGAGGGGTGTTTGAAACATGAAACAAGTGGTGAATATGTATAAGAAGAATGATGGACAAAAAAGATTAGGTGTAATTCGTTTGGAGTTAGATTACGAGTTAGCGACGTTATATGAAGCCATGATGGAGAATAATGAGGAACAAAAACAAAAATGTAAGCGAAAGCTCGAGAAACTTCGTGAAGAAATGATATCTCTTCAATAGCAGATACGGGAATAAAATAGAACAAATAAGGGTAAACTGTAAAAAAGGGTTAAATTGAATGAGCAGATTCATAAGTGGTAACAGAGCACGTGGGAGAAGAAGCGGCAGTTCTTCTCCCACGTGCTCTGTTAATTGACATCTTACGGAGGTTTTCTTAAGCTTAAATAAGAGACGTATTTTTGAGGGGGAATTGAGATGACACAATGCTGGAAAGAAATTGATACATACGTTAAAGAGTGGCTAAAAGAAGCTGGACAAAAAATTCAACAGTCGTTTAGTAAAGAACTTCTCATTCAAACGAAATCGAATCCAAATGATTTAGTAACAAATATGGATAAAGAAATTGAACAGTTTTTTATCTCGAAAATCAATGAAACATTTCCGGAACATCATATTCTTGGAGAAGAAGGATATGGAGAAGAGCTTGAATCCGAAGAAGGAACGATTTGGATTATCGATCCAATCGACGGTACAATGAACTTTGTTCATCAGCAGCGAAATTTTGCTATTTCCATCGGTATATTTGAAAATGGTGTAGGACAAGCAGGTTATATTTATGATGTTATTCATAATGAGCTGTATCATGCTTTAAAAGGACACGGCGCGTTTATGAATGACATTGAATTGCCGAAACTTGAACCTGTACCAGTTGAACAAGCTATTATTAGCCTAAATGCAACATGGGTGACGGAGAATCGTCGTATTGACCCTTCTGTATTAAGTCCGCTCGTGCGTAAAGTAAGAGGGACTCGCTCATATGGATCCGCAGCTATTGAGCTTGCTTACGTAGCGGCTGGACGCTTGGATGGATATATTACTTTACGTTTGGCTCCATGGGACTTTGCTGCCGGTAAAGTGTTGATTGAAGAAGTTGGAGGAGTTATGACGGATTTAGAAGGAAAGCCGTTAGAGATTCTGGAAAAAAGCAGTGTGTTTGTAAGCAAACCAACATTACATGACGAAATTTTTCGTACGTACCTTGAAGGAAAGTGGAAAAAATAAAATAGAAGTGAAGACTTACGTGGAGTCAAAGAGTTTTGTGATGAAAAAACGTCATGAACCATTTTGATGTTGCAAATGGCCATGACGCTTTCAATCATCGCAAAAAAATTATAGCTGCCCTTTTTCTCGCATTTTTTTCTTAGTCGTAAAGCCAAAACCCATTACAACAATTAAAGCTACGATAGCTAAAATGACCCCGAGAGCGCTTCCTTCTCCGATAAATATGCCAATTGACATAATTGCTGCAGTTGCGATGAATGCATATAAAACGAATACCCACTTAATGTTTCTCATGTTGATTCCTCCCATTTGTAACGGATATTTATAGTGTACAACAAAATCATTCGGCAATTCTAGAGTTAGTGTGATATAATAGCTTAGTTATTACAAGCATAGGAGTGAAATGCGTGAACATTCGTAAAGATTTACGTAATATTGCCATTATTGCCCATGTAGACCATGGGAAAACAACGTTAGTAGATAAATTATTACATCAGTCCGGAACATTCCGTACTAATGAGCATGTTGAAGAACGTGCGATGGATTCAAATGACCTTGAGCGTGAGCGTGGAATTACAATTTTAGCGAAAAACACAGCTATTAATTATAAAGATACGCGTATCAACATCATGGATACGCCAGGACATGCTGACTTCGGTGGAGAAGTTGAGCGTATTATGAAAATGGTAGACGGTGTTCTACTTGTAGTAGATGCATACGAAGGATGTATGCCTCAAACGCGCTTTGTATTGAAAAAAGCATTAGAGCAAAACTTAACGCCGATTGTTGTTGTCAATAAAATCGACCGTGACTTTGCTCGTCCAACTGAAGTAGTTGATGAAGTAATTGACTTATTTATTGAACTAGGTGCAAGCGAGGAACAAATTGAGTTCCCTGTTGTTTATGCTTCAGCAATCAACGGAACAGCTAGCACGAACCCTGAAAAGCAAGATGAGAACATGTCATCTCTATTTGACTCAATCATTGAGCACATTCCAGCACCAGTAGACAACAGCGACGAACCACTTCAATTCCAAGTGGCAATGCTTGACTACAATGACTATCTTGGTCGTATCGGTGTAGGTCGCGTATTCCGCGGAACAATGAAAGTAGGCCAGCAAGTTGCATTAATGAAGCTTGATGGTACGGTAAAACAATTCCGCGTAACAAAATTATTCGGTTTCCTAGGCTTAAAGCGTGTTGAAATCGAAGAAGCAAAAGCAGGAGACTTGATCGCTGTATCAGGAATGGAAGACATCAACGTAGGTGAAACAGTATGTCCGTTTGACCACCAAGATGCACTGCCAATTTTACGTATTGATGAACCTACTTTACAAATGACGTTCTTAGTAAACAATTCACCGTTTGCTGGTCGTGAAGGTAAGTTTGTTACATCTCGTAAAATTGAAGAGCGCTTAATGTCTGAACTTGAGACAGATGTAAGTTTACGCGTGGAAAATACTGATTCACCGGATGTATGGGTCGTTTCAGGACGTGGAGAACTTCATTTATCTATTTTAATTGAAAATATGCGTCGTGAAGGATATGAGATTCAAGTATCAAAACCTGAAGTAATCGTTCGTGAAATTGATGGCGTTCGCTGTGAGCCAGTTGAACGTGTTCAAATCGACGTGCCTGAAGAACATACAGGTTCTATTATGGAATCAATGGGTGCTCGTAAAGGCGAAATGGTTGATATGATTAACAACGGCAGTGGTCAAGTTCGTCTAATCTTCATGGTTCCTGCACGTGGTTTAATCGGTTATACAACTGAGTTCTTATCGTTAACTCGTGGATTCGGTATCATTAACCATTCATTTGATAGCTACCAACCAATGCAGCAAGGTCAAGTTGGAGGTCGCCGTCAAGGTGTGCTTGTTTCTATGGAAAGCGGTAAATCATCTACTTATGGAATCCAAGGCGTAGAAGACCGC
This sequence is a window from Priestia aryabhattai. Protein-coding genes within it:
- the pdhA gene encoding pyruvate dehydrogenase (acetyl-transferring) E1 component subunit alpha, translated to MAAKTKKAIIDVSKQLDKIAEQYQTFQILNEEGEVVNKSAMPDLSDEKLKELMTRMVYTRILDQRSISLNRQGRLGFYAPTAGQEASQIASHFALEKEDFILPGYRDVPQLIWHGLPLYQAFLFSRGHFHGNQAPEGVDVLSPQIIIGAQIVQTAGVALGLKKRGKKAVAITYTGDGGASQGDFYEGMNFAGAFKAPAIFVVQNNRFAISTPVEKQSAARTIAQKAAAVGIPGVQVDGMDALAVYVAVSEARERAVNGEGPTLVETLTYRYGPHTMAGDDPTRYRTAELDTEWEKKDPLVRFRKFLEAKGIWNEEEENKVIEQAKEDIKQAIKKADDYPKQKVTDLMEIMYETMPSNLQEQYEIYKEKESK
- a CDS encoding alpha-ketoacid dehydrogenase subunit beta, translated to MAQMTMIQAITDALRTEMKNDENVLVFGEDVGVNGGVFRATEGLQQEFGEDRVFDTPLAESGIGGLAVGLSTQGFRPVPEIQFFGFVYEVLDSVSGQAARMRYRSGGRWNAPITFRSPFGGGVHTPELHADSLEGIVASQPGLKVVIPSTPYDAKGLLISSIRDNDPVVYLEHMKLYRSFRQEVPEESYTIDLGTADVKREGTDVTLIAYGAMVHSSLKAAEELEKEGISAEVVDLRTVQPLDIDTILASVEKTGRVVVVQEAQKQAGIAANVVAEINDRAILSLEAPVLRVTAPDTVFPFSQAEGVWLPDHKDIVETAKKVLEF
- a CDS encoding dihydrolipoamide acetyltransferase family protein, whose amino-acid sequence is MAFEFKLPDIGEGIHEGEIVKWFVKAGDEIDEDDVLAEVQNDKAVVEIPSPVKGKVLEVKVDEGTVATVGQVIVTFDAPGYEDLKFKGDDHDDAPAEEAKEEASTEEVTEEATAPAAQADVDPNRKVIAMPSVRKYAREKGVDIKAVPGSGKNGRIVKDDIDGFLSGGSTATAEAPAKEETASAEPKAAAAQAIPEGDLPETREKMSGIRRAIAKAMVNSKHTAPHVTLMDEIDVTALVAHRKKFKTVAADQGIKLTFLPYVVKALTSALKKFPALNTSIDDSTDEVIQKHYYNIGIAADTEKGLLVPVVKNADRKSVFEISDQINDLAGKARDGKLAPAEMKGASCTITNIGSAGGQWFTPVINHPEVAILGIGRIAEKPVVRDGEIVIAPVLALSLSFDHRIIDGATAQNALNQIKRLLNDPELLLMEA
- the lpdA gene encoding dihydrolipoyl dehydrogenase, whose amino-acid sequence is MVVGDFPIETDTLVIGAGPGGYVAAIRAAQLGQKVTIVEKGNLGGVCLNVGCIPSKALIAAGHRFEHAKHSEDMGIIAENVTVDFSKVQEFKNGVVNKLTGGVEGLLKGNKVDIVKGEAYFVDSETVRVMDENSAQTYKFKNAILATGSRPIEIPGFKFSERVINSTGALALKEVPKKLVVIGGGYIGTELGTAFANFGTEVTFVEAADEILAGFEKQMSSLVKRNLKKKGNVEIYTKAMAKGVEETADGVQVTFEVGGESKVIDADYVLVTVGRRPNTDELGLEQVGVKMTDRGLIEIDNQTRTSVSNIFAIGDIVTGPPLAHKASYEGKIAAEVIAGEPAEIDYLGIPAVVFSEPELASVGYTEAQAKEEGLAVKASKFPFAANGRALALNAAEGFLKLITRKEDGVVVGAQIAGPSASDMIAELGLAIEAGVTAEDIALTIHAHPTLGEITMEAAEVAIGSPIHIVK
- a CDS encoding GapA-binding peptide SR1P; protein product: MGTIVCQTCNCTIDHFEDEKVTRLYSTCKSGECQKADEDLD
- a CDS encoding aminotransferase class I/II-fold pyridoxal phosphate-dependent enzyme; protein product: MSSQFSTPLFTGLVNHAKKNPTQFHIPGHKKGNGMDPEFRSFIGDDALSIDLINIGPLDDLHQPKGIIKQAQDLAAEAFGADHTFFSVQGTSGAIMAMVMATCGPGDKIIVPRNVHKSVMSAIVFSGATPIFIHPEIDENLGISHGITSDSVEKALKQHPEAKAVLVINPTYFGISGDLRKIVEIAHSYQVPVLVDEAHGVHIHFHDDLPLSAMQAGADMAATSVHKLGGSMTQSSILNIREGLISPKRVQSILSMLTTTSTSYLLLASLDVARKRLATEGKDLAERAISLAEKARKEINTIEHIRCIGREILGTKATYDLDPTKLIISVSDLGITGYDVEKWMREAHNIEVEMSDLYNILCIITPGDTEEDLSRLVTALRELSAKFHYLSETTAKPAILLPDIPVLALTPRDAFYAETEVVPFHESAGRIIAEFVMVYPPGIPIFIPGEIITEENLTYIETNLEAGLPVQGPEDFELKTFRVIKEHKAIQ
- a CDS encoding UPF0223 family protein; protein product: MEYQYPISLDWSTEEIVDVVKFFESIERAYEKGIERDQLMAVYRRFKEIVPSKAEEKTICNDFEDQSKYSSYRTIQKAKTASSGDIIKM